One Methanobacteriales archaeon HGW-Methanobacteriales-1 DNA window includes the following coding sequences:
- a CDS encoding preprotein translocase subunit SecF (forms a complex with SecD and YajC; SecDFyajC stimulates the proton motive force-driven protein translocation; seems to modulate the cycling of SecA by stabilizing its membrane-inserted state and appears to be required for the release of mature proteins from the extracytoplasmic side of the membrane; in some organisms, such as Bacillus subtilis, SecD is fused to SecF), which produces MFKKLMESYKPLIAIPVIITLLSVILLASHGLNEGIDLKGGSLAVLSLEKSISSNDLKVMIEDGLNATEVSVLSINNNKATVQIDSTADVVQLTNTMKGTATISSFSSVGPVLSQQSLTQVYWAVGFAFLFMSITVFIVFREIVPSIAVILAALSDILIALGGMSLFGIPLSLASVGAILMLIGYSVDTDILLTTRLLKGKEGSLTERALDAMKTGLTMSGAAIASMVALYLVTIFLIPQAVVLSNIAAVLIVGLAADIIATWLMNLGILRWYLEART; this is translated from the coding sequence ATGTTTAAAAAACTAATGGAATCATATAAACCATTGATTGCAATACCAGTAATTATCACATTACTATCTGTAATATTATTGGCATCACATGGTTTAAATGAAGGTATAGATCTTAAAGGAGGATCATTGGCCGTTTTAAGCTTAGAAAAGTCTATAAGCTCCAATGATTTAAAAGTAATGATTGAAGACGGGCTTAATGCAACTGAAGTCAGTGTTCTTTCTATAAATAATAATAAGGCGACTGTTCAGATAGATAGTACTGCAGATGTAGTACAATTAACAAATACGATGAAAGGAACTGCTACTATTTCCAGTTTTAGTTCTGTAGGACCGGTTTTGAGTCAACAGTCACTTACTCAAGTTTACTGGGCTGTTGGATTTGCATTTTTATTCATGTCTATAACCGTATTTATAGTTTTCAGAGAGATTGTTCCATCCATAGCAGTTATTTTAGCAGCTTTGTCTGATATTTTAATTGCATTAGGAGGAATGTCATTATTTGGAATTCCACTCTCACTGGCATCAGTGGGTGCCATTTTAATGTTAATAGGATACAGTGTAGATACAGATATTCTATTAACCACCAGATTACTAAAAGGAAAAGAAGGTAGTTTAACAGAAAGAGCTCTTGATGCTATGAAGACTGGTTTAACCATGTCCGGAGCAGCAATAGCTTCAATGGTAGCTTTATATTTGGTTACCATATTTTTAATACCTCAAGCTGTGGTTTTAAGTAATATTGCTGCAGTTCTTATAGTTGGTCTGGCCGCAGATATCATAGCTACCTGGCTCATGAACCTTGGAATACTCAGATGGTATTTGGAGGCAAGAACATGA
- the pyrI gene encoding aspartate carbamoyltransferase regulatory subunit — MKKPKELKVKPIKNGTVIDHITANKSLNVLKILGLPSDESKVTLAMNVQSAHMKKKDIVKIENRELASSEVDQIALIAPKATINIIRDYEIVGKGKVRLLDEIKSLLNCPNPNCISNTIEPVAGKFYVITKEPVILRCYYCERLMEEGEIESQF, encoded by the coding sequence ATGAAGAAGCCAAAAGAATTGAAGGTAAAACCTATTAAAAATGGTACTGTAATTGATCATATCACTGCTAACAAATCTTTAAATGTCCTGAAAATTTTAGGCCTACCTAGTGATGAAAGTAAGGTTACCCTAGCTATGAATGTCCAGTCTGCCCATATGAAAAAAAAAGACATAGTAAAAATCGAAAACAGAGAACTGGCCTCGAGTGAAGTTGACCAAATAGCACTTATTGCTCCTAAAGCAACTATAAACATTATAAGAGATTATGAAATAGTTGGAAAAGGAAAAGTTCGTCTTTTAGATGAAATTAAAAGCCTTTTAAATTGTCCAAATCCAAACTGCATAAGCAATACCATAGAGCCAGTTGCTGGAAAATTTTACGTTATTACCAAAGAGCCTGTGATTTTAAGGTGTTACTATTGTGAAAGGTTAATGGAGGAAGGAGAAATTGAATCTCAATTCTAA
- a CDS encoding TIGR00296 family protein yields the protein MLSEDEGEFLLKLARKSINSYIKDKKIISPPQETPESLKETMGAFVTLNKKGTDRGKGELRGCIGYCEPIKPLVNAVIEVAISAASSDPRFPPVKESEMSEIGLEISVLSKPKLVEVENPKDYLKKIKVGLDGLIVEKNFYKGLLLPQVPVEWNWDEKEFLCNTCMKAGLPSDCWYDADTKIFNFQAQIFHEKE from the coding sequence ATGCTTTCTGAGGACGAAGGAGAATTTTTACTTAAATTGGCCAGAAAATCAATTAACAGTTATATTAAAGATAAGAAAATTATTTCACCACCACAGGAGACTCCAGAATCATTAAAAGAAACTATGGGTGCTTTTGTAACCTTAAATAAAAAGGGAACTGATAGAGGAAAAGGTGAATTAAGAGGATGCATAGGATACTGTGAACCAATTAAACCACTGGTAAATGCAGTTATTGAAGTTGCTATTTCTGCAGCAAGTTCAGATCCTCGTTTTCCCCCAGTTAAAGAGTCAGAAATGAGTGAAATAGGCCTGGAAATTAGTGTTTTAAGTAAACCAAAACTGGTAGAAGTCGAAAATCCAAAAGATTATCTCAAAAAAATTAAAGTGGGATTAGATGGTTTAATTGTGGAAAAAAACTTTTATAAAGGCCTTCTCTTGCCTCAAGTTCCAGTGGAGTGGAATTGGGATGAAAAAGAGTTTTTATGCAATACTTGTATGAAAGCAGGCCTACCATCTGACTGCTGGTATGATGCAGATACAAAAATATTCAATTTTCAGGCACAAATATTCCATGAAAAAGAATAA
- a CDS encoding GTP-binding protein, translated as MIIPTVPTPDELLDTGFRRAKKAAARVRSSKIPRNLKSKRIEETRVQTACQVIRDRIQLILDRVPEIEKMPEFYQDYIDVAVGVDQMKQSLGALNWSIGIITQLEKDYSSRIRRSTPDKSSSLRSQAFGRIASVVKKIEKDLDFLDFAKAKLRNMPTVDFAATTVVIAGFPNVGKSTLLRRLTTAEPRVADYPFTTKGIQIGHLERNWKKIQIIDTPGLLDRPILDMNDIELRAMVALEHLANVILFIFDASETCGYPLGSQYHLLQEIQRVFKTPVICLFNKIDLAENVKYLDAYVDKFEDPLRISAVHGTGVEEIITRLEEFSE; from the coding sequence ATGATAATACCAACCGTCCCCACACCAGATGAACTCCTTGATACTGGTTTTAGAAGGGCTAAAAAAGCAGCTGCTAGAGTAAGAAGTTCTAAAATACCTAGAAATTTGAAATCTAAACGTATAGAAGAAACTAGAGTTCAAACCGCTTGCCAAGTCATAAGAGATAGAATCCAACTCATATTAGATAGAGTACCAGAGATTGAGAAAATGCCTGAGTTTTATCAGGACTACATAGATGTAGCAGTAGGTGTAGATCAAATGAAACAATCTTTAGGTGCTTTAAACTGGTCCATAGGCATAATAACACAGTTAGAAAAAGATTATTCTTCTCGTATAAGAAGATCTACCCCAGATAAATCATCCAGCCTAAGAAGCCAGGCTTTTGGTAGAATAGCATCTGTTGTAAAAAAAATTGAAAAGGACTTGGACTTTCTTGACTTTGCCAAGGCCAAGTTAAGGAATATGCCTACAGTAGATTTTGCGGCCACTACAGTCGTAATTGCTGGTTTTCCAAATGTTGGAAAATCAACTCTTCTTCGTAGATTGACCACTGCTGAGCCTAGAGTAGCTGATTATCCATTTACAACTAAAGGGATCCAGATAGGTCATTTAGAAAGAAATTGGAAAAAAATTCAGATTATTGACACTCCTGGACTTTTAGATAGACCCATTCTGGATATGAATGACATAGAACTAAGGGCCATGGTAGCATTAGAACATTTAGCTAATGTTATTTTATTCATATTCGATGCTTCAGAAACTTGTGGTTACCCATTAGGAAGCCAATATCACCTTTTACAAGAAATTCAAAGAGTATTCAAAACTCCAGTCATATGTCTTTTTAACAAAATTGACTTAGCTGAGAATGTTAAGTACCTTGACGCGTATGTGGATAAGTTTGAAGATCCATTGCGAATTTCTGCAGTTCATGGAACTGGAGTGGAAGAAATAATAACTCGATTGGAGGAATTTAGTGAATGA
- a CDS encoding pseudomurein-binding protein — protein MKKFSLILILVITAFITLSPVAAGIFVTDSSHGIMTAPAAAHTNNQLILSSLTPEKSVLNYLTGQNTIVVGDLKISGTKISARTSSLSRYWSTSNVVILTTGNDISATYLAIKNNAPILITEKTLPSATKTEIKRLKAKKIIICGSKTSIPDSSLSSLKNIKKTRIWYSNDVLTFKTIQKSYSYNIKVTAPKSLMPVAMATWKSARFEISDKVSVSGNGIWAPNTATTSIAMNKYFKHDLPNIYLASDSITGTTSDKELMIKIKNAIAGSANVIIDPSSPGSNEAARAIKNAPSGIAAYIAAACPGTIYDIVTGVKTGYLKSDASDLKGIVFINYGKTNLGTASYLGRSWDDNFSNVYFAGIYSPAQYIQSSGISLIEPRVGTSTEDQRVSKIASNLVYNAYYANKEHLSASNSTTTSALIAKHQINPTTLSGDAQRIINGQNTTMKRANWIYLSSQYIAGLPIKNSTVFMSDSTPTSASTFSGTLNKTEYKDAAARVYAFMKTNKKVPSSVSVKGKTININDYTKMCAQIIYKHTEKKYMTFPASVTIKGSVLDNTINYLQNLMG, from the coding sequence ATAAAAAAATTTTCATTAATATTAATTCTTGTTATAACTGCATTTATAACATTATCTCCAGTTGCTGCCGGTATTTTTGTCACTGATTCCTCACACGGAATAATGACTGCTCCAGCAGCAGCCCATACTAATAATCAGTTGATTTTAAGCTCCCTTACACCTGAAAAGTCCGTTTTAAATTATCTAACTGGACAAAATACCATAGTAGTTGGTGATTTGAAAATTAGTGGAACAAAAATTTCCGCTCGAACATCTTCCCTGTCTCGATACTGGTCTACAAGTAATGTAGTCATTTTAACTACAGGTAATGATATTTCAGCGACTTATTTAGCCATTAAAAACAATGCACCAATACTTATTACTGAAAAAACATTACCTTCAGCAACTAAAACTGAAATTAAGCGATTAAAAGCAAAAAAAATAATAATATGTGGATCAAAAACATCCATACCTGATTCTTCTCTGAGTTCTTTAAAGAACATCAAAAAAACCAGAATATGGTATAGTAATGATGTTCTAACCTTTAAAACAATTCAAAAATCTTATTCGTATAATATTAAAGTAACTGCTCCTAAATCACTCATGCCCGTAGCAATGGCCACCTGGAAGAGTGCCCGATTTGAAATTTCCGATAAAGTGAGCGTTAGCGGTAATGGAATATGGGCACCAAATACCGCCACTACCAGTATAGCTATGAATAAGTACTTTAAACACGATTTACCAAATATTTACCTTGCTTCAGACAGTATAACTGGAACTACATCCGACAAAGAATTGATGATAAAAATTAAAAATGCCATTGCTGGATCGGCCAATGTTATAATTGATCCCAGCTCCCCAGGATCAAATGAAGCAGCAAGAGCAATTAAAAATGCGCCTAGTGGAATAGCAGCTTATATTGCTGCAGCATGCCCCGGTACAATTTATGATATTGTTACTGGAGTGAAAACAGGATATCTTAAAAGTGATGCATCTGATTTAAAAGGAATTGTTTTCATCAATTATGGGAAAACAAATCTGGGCACTGCTAGCTACTTAGGACGTTCTTGGGATGATAATTTCTCTAATGTATATTTTGCTGGAATTTACAGCCCGGCCCAATATATTCAGTCCTCAGGAATAAGTTTAATCGAACCACGGGTTGGAACTAGCACTGAAGATCAAAGAGTGAGTAAAATTGCTTCAAACTTGGTTTACAATGCTTATTATGCAAATAAAGAACATTTAAGTGCCAGCAACTCTACTACAACCAGTGCCTTAATAGCTAAGCACCAAATAAACCCTACCACATTATCCGGTGATGCTCAAAGAATAATTAATGGACAAAATACCACCATGAAACGGGCCAATTGGATTTATTTAAGTTCCCAATACATCGCAGGGCTTCCCATTAAAAATAGTACTGTTTTCATGTCTGATTCCACCCCTACATCAGCCAGCACTTTTTCAGGAACATTAAACAAAACAGAATATAAAGACGCTGCTGCGAGAGTCTATGCCTTCATGAAAACTAATAAAAAAGTACCTAGCAGTGTTAGTGTGAAAGGAAAAACAATCAATATAAATGATTACACTAAAATGTGTGCTCAGATAATCTATAAACACACTGAAAAGAAATATATGACTTTCCCTGCCTCAGTAACCATAAAGGGATCTGTTTTGGACAATACAATTAATTACCTACAAAATTTAATGGGTTAG
- a CDS encoding deacylase codes for MVTFGDGSGPKVMIVAGVHGNELPATIAAMKLINYLNGKHIKGTVYIVPFVSPYSTSKSTRYWKGKNLNSVANKAGTPTNKIITLAKKLKVKSLGDFHSSRPGGVPGKTSILCTKSPTYGSYKMAYYISKKSGSALIYEYRAGVSYPGAVEDVSNLARIPAVTCEVKSSHGTVASGSVSKSYSQMLAFLKYNGVI; via the coding sequence ATGGTCACATTTGGTGATGGAAGTGGCCCTAAAGTCATGATAGTGGCGGGAGTTCATGGGAACGAGTTACCTGCAACAATTGCTGCTATGAAACTCATAAATTATCTCAATGGAAAACATATAAAAGGAACAGTCTACATTGTGCCCTTTGTTTCCCCTTATTCCACTTCTAAATCCACAAGATATTGGAAAGGTAAAAATTTGAATAGTGTAGCTAATAAAGCAGGCACACCTACAAATAAGATAATAACTCTGGCTAAAAAACTCAAAGTTAAATCTTTAGGGGATTTCCATTCTTCAAGACCGGGAGGAGTGCCTGGAAAGACCAGTATTCTATGTACTAAGTCTCCAACATACGGTAGTTATAAAATGGCATACTACATTAGTAAAAAATCAGGATCAGCTTTAATCTACGAATATAGGGCGGGTGTATCTTATCCTGGTGCGGTTGAAGACGTTTCTAATTTGGCTAGAATTCCAGCAGTAACTTGTGAGGTTAAATCTTCCCATGGAACTGTTGCTTCAGGGAGTGTAAGTAAATCTTACAGTCAAATGTTGGCCTTTTTGAAGTATAATGGTGTTATATAA
- a CDS encoding FAD synthase, translating into MATGTFDLIHPGHGLFLEEAKKLGGENVKLVVVLARDSTVRSKKRIPIINENQRLEMVKFLKPVDEAVLGSETDMFEVVEKIKPDIIAIGPDQKFDLDDLRKDLKNRGFDCKVKRITKYHKSHLDSSCKIIKKIKNSTFDENAFKNC; encoded by the coding sequence ATGGCAACCGGCACTTTTGATCTCATACACCCAGGACACGGCCTATTCCTGGAAGAAGCCAAAAAATTAGGTGGTGAAAACGTTAAACTAGTTGTTGTGCTGGCCAGGGATTCTACAGTGCGATCTAAGAAGAGAATTCCAATTATAAACGAAAACCAAAGGTTGGAAATGGTTAAATTTTTAAAACCAGTTGATGAAGCAGTTTTAGGCAGTGAAACAGATATGTTTGAAGTTGTAGAAAAAATTAAACCAGATATAATAGCTATTGGCCCTGATCAAAAATTTGACCTGGATGATTTAAGAAAAGATCTGAAAAATAGAGGATTTGATTGTAAAGTGAAGAGAATTACTAAATATCATAAATCCCATTTAGATAGTTCTTGTAAAATCATAAAAAAGATTAAAAACAGCACATTTGATGAAAATGCTTTTAAGAATTGCTGA
- a CDS encoding ferredoxin produces the protein MKAWLRFLPTIVNKAIMSDAIKIYDIDFNILRAHINPRGGKMLVEISGPQENECIQYMEEQGIEVIPIMRVVQKDSEKCFDCGACVSLCPVKAICIQDDWEVEIDNQKCIGCGFCVNSCPTKAISLME, from the coding sequence ATGAAAGCATGGTTAAGATTTTTACCCACTATTGTAAACAAAGCTATAATGTCTGATGCTATTAAGATATATGACATTGATTTTAACATTTTAAGAGCCCATATTAATCCTAGGGGTGGAAAAATGCTGGTAGAGATCAGCGGGCCTCAGGAAAATGAATGTATTCAATATATGGAAGAACAAGGTATTGAAGTAATTCCTATAATGAGAGTTGTTCAAAAAGACTCTGAAAAATGCTTTGATTGTGGGGCCTGTGTTTCCCTGTGCCCAGTGAAGGCTATATGTATCCAGGATGATTGGGAAGTGGAAATTGACAATCAAAAATGTATTGGTTGCGGTTTCTGTGTTAATTCCTGTCCAACCAAAGCTATCAGCTTAATGGAATGA
- a CDS encoding preprotein translocase subunit SecD encodes MKQKGFKGLIRDRRVILLIVLVIGSLLAISAFGIQQGLDLKGGSLIQIQLEKPVDKDTMNTVTSVLDKRLNIFGVKDVKVRSSGNQNVIVEIAGVQPDQVSKIVGTPGKFVAKIGNETALTGADIVSVEAPIITDNQYAVPFKVSIAGADKFAKIAKGKAGQPVNMYLDDRLITSPEVSAELAAGNPSTSVQISGGADSKEAAEAQGKELQTLLKSGALPVKVKIVGVSSVSPELGKQFADGAFIAGILAILAMSAVIMVRYRNSMLVIPIIFTTLAELILILGTASLIHWSIDLAAIAGIIAAIGTGVDDQIIITDEVLKGKSLKDKRSRRSRFKIKNAFFIIFASAGTLIAAMLPLAYVGFARGATGIGVLSGFAFTTILGILVGVFLTRPVYAKFIEVLMEREADKAS; translated from the coding sequence ATGAAGCAAAAAGGATTTAAAGGATTAATAAGAGACCGTAGAGTCATACTGCTAATTGTTCTAGTCATTGGCAGTTTACTGGCCATTTCTGCTTTTGGAATTCAGCAGGGGCTCGATTTAAAAGGTGGATCCCTGATCCAAATCCAATTGGAAAAACCAGTTGATAAAGATACCATGAACACAGTTACCAGTGTTTTGGATAAACGTCTGAACATATTTGGTGTAAAAGATGTAAAAGTAAGATCCAGCGGTAATCAAAATGTCATAGTTGAAATTGCGGGAGTTCAACCAGACCAAGTGTCCAAAATTGTAGGTACTCCGGGTAAATTTGTGGCCAAAATAGGCAATGAAACCGCTCTAACTGGAGCCGACATTGTTAGTGTGGAGGCGCCTATAATCACGGATAATCAGTATGCAGTTCCATTTAAAGTAAGTATAGCTGGAGCAGATAAATTTGCTAAAATAGCTAAAGGAAAAGCCGGTCAACCAGTTAATATGTATCTTGACGATCGCCTTATAACTTCTCCAGAAGTTTCTGCAGAATTAGCTGCTGGAAATCCATCTACATCAGTTCAAATCAGCGGGGGGGCTGATTCAAAAGAAGCTGCAGAAGCTCAAGGTAAAGAACTCCAAACACTGCTCAAATCAGGTGCACTACCTGTTAAAGTTAAAATTGTTGGAGTAAGTAGTGTTTCTCCAGAATTAGGTAAACAATTTGCAGATGGAGCTTTTATTGCAGGAATATTAGCTATTTTAGCTATGTCAGCAGTCATAATGGTTAGATACCGCAATTCGATGTTGGTAATACCTATTATTTTCACCACGCTGGCAGAATTAATTCTAATTCTTGGTACAGCATCATTGATTCACTGGAGTATCGATTTAGCGGCCATTGCCGGGATTATTGCTGCCATTGGAACTGGAGTAGACGATCAGATAATTATAACTGATGAAGTTCTTAAGGGAAAAAGTCTTAAAGATAAAAGAAGCCGCAGATCTAGATTCAAAATTAAAAATGCTTTCTTCATTATCTTTGCATCCGCAGGAACTCTTATTGCAGCCATGTTACCTCTAGCATACGTAGGATTTGCAAGAGGAGCTACAGGAATTGGTGTTTTATCTGGATTTGCTTTTACCACCATATTAGGAATATTGGTGGGAGTATTCCTAACCAGGCCAGTTTACGCCAAGTTCATAGAAGTTCTTATGGAAAGAGAAGCAGATAAAGCAAGTTAA
- a CDS encoding flavodoxin, with translation MKTIVLYYSRSRKTAAVAETLAEELSADLQEIKDVKERSGILNYLGASVDAFRESKTKITPENLNLDNYGIIYLGSPTWAGKPSPAIITFVDKADLKGKDVILFATMGNQGAKSVIKRMQEKIEARGARMVNSFSIKTSGKELIEIKEETWKKIEELDLKIYGN, from the coding sequence ATGAAAACAATTGTTTTATATTATTCCCGAAGTAGAAAAACTGCCGCTGTTGCTGAAACCCTGGCGGAAGAATTATCCGCAGATCTACAAGAAATAAAAGATGTGAAGGAGCGTTCAGGAATATTGAATTATTTGGGCGCCTCAGTGGATGCATTCAGGGAAAGTAAGACCAAAATCACCCCTGAAAATTTAAATCTTGACAATTATGGAATTATATATCTTGGTTCTCCCACTTGGGCCGGGAAACCCTCTCCCGCAATAATTACCTTTGTGGATAAAGCAGATTTGAAAGGAAAGGATGTGATATTATTCGCAACTATGGGGAATCAAGGTGCCAAAAGTGTTATAAAAAGAATGCAAGAAAAAATTGAGGCCAGAGGGGCTCGAATGGTTAATTCATTTAGTATAAAAACTAGTGGTAAAGAATTAATTGAAATCAAAGAAGAAACCTGGAAAAAGATAGAGGAATTAGATTTGAAAATCTATGGAAATTAA
- a CDS encoding N-acetyl-gamma-glutamyl-phosphate reductase, which translates to MIKVGIVGASGYTGGELLRFLHNHSQVEVSAITSRQYAGEAVYKVHPHLRDSNLVFQDLQASEIDADLVFTATPHGASMNIVPEILESGAKVIDLSGDYRYDNIETYEKWYNLKHTHHLDAVYGLPELYREDIKKANLVANPGCFPTGSILACLPLINEKLVETVIIDAKTGISGAGINPSPATHFPNCSDNVVPYNVTSHRHMSEIDEKLNQNGSVKVCFTPHLVPVIRGILTTVHTFLKEGIREDLSSEYLEEIYKEFYDGEPFVKVLENGEIPRLSAVRGSNFAHVGCFQIDHHGRVVIVSTIDNLVKGASGQAIHNMNLMFGFKENESLEFLGMHP; encoded by the coding sequence ATGATAAAAGTAGGTATAGTAGGTGCCAGTGGATATACTGGTGGAGAATTACTCCGTTTTTTGCATAATCATTCTCAGGTGGAAGTTTCGGCCATAACTTCACGCCAGTACGCCGGTGAAGCTGTTTATAAAGTACATCCCCATCTAAGAGACTCTAATTTAGTTTTTCAGGACCTTCAAGCGTCTGAAATTGATGCAGATCTTGTTTTCACAGCAACACCTCATGGGGCCTCCATGAATATTGTCCCCGAGATATTAGAAAGTGGAGCGAAGGTTATTGATTTAAGTGGAGATTATCGTTACGATAATATAGAAACTTATGAAAAATGGTACAACCTAAAACACACACATCATTTAGATGCAGTTTATGGGCTTCCAGAGCTTTACCGAGAAGATATTAAAAAAGCTAATTTAGTTGCCAATCCAGGATGCTTCCCTACCGGATCAATTTTAGCCTGCTTGCCATTGATTAATGAGAAACTTGTAGAAACCGTGATTATTGACGCTAAAACTGGAATAAGTGGTGCTGGAATAAACCCAAGTCCTGCAACTCATTTTCCAAATTGTAGTGACAATGTAGTTCCTTATAATGTAACCAGTCATCGCCACATGAGTGAAATAGATGAAAAACTCAATCAAAACGGTTCAGTTAAAGTTTGCTTCACCCCACACCTTGTTCCAGTTATTAGAGGAATTTTAACTACAGTACACACCTTTTTAAAAGAAGGAATAAGAGAAGATTTAAGTTCAGAATATTTGGAAGAAATTTATAAAGAGTTTTATGATGGCGAGCCATTTGTAAAGGTTTTAGAAAATGGAGAAATTCCTCGATTGAGTGCAGTTCGTGGATCAAACTTCGCACATGTCGGTTGTTTCCAGATCGACCACCACGGCCGCGTGGTGATTGTATCTACCATTGACAACCTAGTGAAAGGCGCTTCTGGTCAGGCCATCCATAATATGAATCTCATGTTTGGATTTAAGGAAAATGAATCCCTAGAATTTCTGGGAATGCATCCTTAA
- a CDS encoding ferredoxin: protein MVIVVGSGAGGATVARELALAGIPVKIIEKGPAIQSKKAFNYYDPSEEGIDLLKTSCVGGSTLVAVGNGVRVLENELKNMGLDISLELDEIEEDLEIGPMPDSHIGDGTKLLMESAQSMGLNIQKMPKFIRSKDCSPCGQCSFGCPKNAKWSAADFVSEAQQAGAEIISETKVTDIIVENGRIIGVKALQNSEEINFLSEIVILSLGGIETPRLLQKAGIEAGENFFMDTFITVGGLLENVGFKDEVQMNALIIKDNFILGPHFSTFLSAQLKEKGAADKDILGFMVKIGDESSGYVGPDRIIKNNTLRDVRFLAEGAALAGAILVEAGVNPDTIISTHPRGAHPGGTAAIGDVVNENLETSIKNLFVADASVLPTAPGAPPLLTIMALSKRLAKHVISEYN, encoded by the coding sequence ATGGTTATTGTAGTAGGATCTGGTGCTGGTGGAGCAACTGTGGCCCGAGAACTGGCCTTAGCAGGAATTCCAGTAAAAATTATAGAAAAAGGACCAGCTATTCAATCTAAAAAAGCTTTTAATTATTATGATCCTTCTGAAGAAGGGATAGATCTTCTAAAAACATCCTGTGTTGGAGGATCCACATTAGTAGCTGTTGGAAATGGGGTTAGAGTTCTTGAAAATGAATTAAAAAATATGGGCCTGGATATTTCTCTAGAGCTTGACGAAATTGAAGAAGATCTTGAAATTGGCCCAATGCCAGATTCTCACATAGGAGATGGAACCAAATTACTCATGGAATCGGCCCAATCAATGGGTTTAAATATCCAAAAAATGCCTAAATTTATTAGAAGTAAAGATTGTAGTCCTTGTGGCCAATGTTCGTTTGGTTGTCCAAAAAATGCTAAATGGTCTGCTGCGGACTTTGTTTCTGAGGCTCAACAAGCTGGCGCGGAAATAATATCGGAAACTAAAGTAACAGACATTATTGTGGAAAATGGACGGATAATTGGAGTTAAAGCATTACAAAATTCTGAAGAAATCAACTTCCTATCAGAAATCGTAATTTTATCTTTGGGTGGTATTGAAACTCCCAGATTGCTTCAAAAAGCCGGAATTGAAGCTGGAGAAAACTTTTTCATGGATACATTCATCACTGTAGGGGGCTTACTTGAAAATGTAGGCTTTAAAGATGAAGTACAGATGAATGCACTTATTATTAAGGATAATTTTATTTTAGGCCCTCATTTTTCCACTTTTTTATCTGCACAATTGAAAGAAAAAGGTGCTGCTGACAAAGATATTTTAGGCTTCATGGTTAAAATTGGAGATGAATCATCAGGTTATGTAGGTCCAGATCGTATTATTAAAAATAATACTCTAAGGGATGTTCGTTTTTTAGCTGAAGGTGCCGCACTGGCAGGTGCTATTTTAGTTGAAGCAGGAGTTAATCCGGATACAATCATTTCAACCCATCCCAGGGGTGCACATCCTGGTGGAACTGCAGCTATAGGGGATGTGGTCAATGAAAATTTGGAAACTTCTATAAAAAATCTTTTTGTGGCTGATGCCAGTGTCCTACCTACTGCACCGGGTGCTCCCCCGTTACTAACAATAATGGCACTTTCCAAAAGACTAGCTAAACATGTAATTTCAGAATATAACTAA